The stretch of DNA GAGTGGCCCCAAACTCACCCATCGCCCGGGCAAAGGAAAGTACCAACCCGGCCAGTATGCCGGGCCAGGCCAGAGGGAGAGTGACGGTAAAAAAAATTTTAACTTCGCTGGCACCAAGAGTACGAGCGGCCTTTTCATAATTTACATTAACGCTCAGGAAAGCCGCCTTGGTACTTTGGTACATCAGAGGAAAGGACACGACGGTAGAGGCAAGCACCGCCGCCCACCAGGTGAAAATAATGGAAAGCCCCAGATTGGCCAAGGTATGGCCCAGCAGGCCGTTTTTACCGATGATCATCAACAAGCCGTAGCCAATGACCGAAGGAGGCAGCACCATTGGCAGGGTGATAGCCGCCTCCACCACATCTTTGCCGGGAAATTCCAGCCGTGAAAGCAACCTGGATAAGGGCAGGCCAGTTATTAGAACCACCAAGACTGAGATCAAGGCCACCTTGACAGAAAGTATAACCGGATACCAATCGGTTAGTTGAATAAACATTTTAACTGTTAATCATCCAATCTTTTGAAGCCGTATTTGATAAAAACTTTACTTGCCTCTTGGCCAGAAAGGAAATTGGCAAATGACTCTGTTTCCGCCTGATGTTTAGTTTCCTTAATTATAGCCATAGGATATACAATGGGTTTATGTGAATCCTCCGGAGCCACCGTCACCACCTTGATATTCTTGCCCATCAGCGCATCCGAGTGGTAAACCAAGCCTGCATCCACGTTTCCAGTTTCCACATAGGTCAAAACCTGGCGCACATCTTTAGCCAACACCAACTTGGATTGGATAGCATCCCACAGGCCCATATTATCCAAAGCCTCCTGTGAATATTTTCCTGCAGGAACCGATTCCGGTGCACCTATGCTTATTTTAGCGACTTTATCTCCGGTAAGTTCGTCAAAGCCGGCCAGGGAGCTATCATTGCCGGTGATCAAGACTAAATCATTGCCCAGCAGGTCTTTTCTAGAGTCCTCAATAATAAGGCCCTTTTCAGCCAGGGCATCCATTTGAGATTTACCGGCGGAAATAAACAGATCCGCCGGTGCCCCCTCCTCGATCTGCTTCTGTAGGGTGCCCGAAGAGGCAAAATTATAAGTGATAGTAACATTTGGATTTTCCCTGGTATATATCTCCTTGAGTTCCCTAGCGGCATCCTGAAGGCTGGCGGCGGCGGAAATAGTCAGGTTCACCGGCTCTGCTCCAGCATTAGGTTGTCCCTTATCAACCCCGCAACCGACCCCAGTAAATACAATAAGTACAATAAAACTCAATAAAAGTAATAATCTTCTCATTGTTTTATTTCCTCCTTTGAGCACTACAAGTTTTAGTTATAAAAGAGCTTTTTCAAATGTTGATTCAACCTCTATACTTTGTGAACCGCAATACCTTTGTTTGAGAAGAGAAAACAACCTTTGCAGAACGAAATCAATAATAACTGAAAATATAACCAGAAAAGCCATCACTAAAAATACGTTAAATAATGGTATAATTACAACACTCTGCATTTACCTCACTCCGCTTTAAAATTATTTCTCAACTCAAATAACTACGTTTATGTAGAAAACTTTCCCCCTTCAGTTTTTTTTATTTAATTCCTCCGAAGGGAAACAGAGTAAATTTAAATAAACGCAACTTAATATTAAATAAGCAACTAATAAATAAATAAACAAAAATGCTCTGATTTTTATCTTTAAAGCATTTAAGAATAAAGAGATAGCCATGCGAAACATTACTTAACATAACAAAACATTACTATGAAATAATCATAAATTAAGTTATAATAATTGTCAACATACTAGGAGGGAATAAACTATGAAGGCGGAAGAAATTTCTTTAACACCTCAAGAAGTAGCAGATATATTAAAAATCACTAAAAACACGGTCTATGAATTAATTAAGCGGGGAGAGCTTCCGGCTTACCGGGTGGGCCGTAAAATCAGGGTTGATTTGCAGGATGTTGAAGCCTATAAGAGACATGGTAAAAATATCGAAATAACCCCGGATCCAGGCATAGCTTCCTGCCGCACCCTACCTTTAAATCCGCGGGGCTACCGTCCAGAGGAAACAGTATCATACCAACAGGGACTAGTGATTTGCGGCCAGGACGTGATCCTGGATATTCTAACCCGCCACCTTGAGCGACACCCAAATGGCGTTCATGCCTTTCGTCATTACGTGGGAAGCTTCACCGGCCTCTTGGCCCTATACCAGGGCAAAGCCCATATGGCAGCCATCCACCTATGGGACGGGGACACTGGTATATATAATATCCCTTTCGTACGCCGCCTTCTCCCCGGGATTCCAGCAATCATCGTACACCTGGCCTACCGGATGCAGGGATTTTACCTGGCAAAGGATAATCCTAAGAACATTAAAGAATGGAAAGACCTGACCCGACCTGACGTTTGTTTCATCAACCGGGAAAAGGGCTGCGGCACCCGGGTTCTGCTGGACGAACAACTCCGCCGCCTGGGACTAGATAGACGGCTCATTACGGGATACGAAAAAGAGGAGTTATCGCATCTGGGCGTGGCCAGCACCGTTGCCAGGGGAGAGGCTGACGTTGGCCTAGGTAACGAAAAAGCAGGCCTGCAGGTACGAGGACTTGAGTTTCTTCCCCTGCATAAGGAACGCTACGAACTGGTCATTAAAAAAGAAGACATGGAAAAACCTCATACGCATGCCGTAATCGAAATTCTCCAGTCCGAAGCGTTTAAAAAGGAGGTCCAAGGCTTAGGGGATTACGATTTAACCGAAACAGGCAGAATCGTTGCCGAAGTGTAACAATCCCATCAAAAGTGAACAACTTCCTCTTCGCTCGGGAAAGAGTTTACATGAGCGCAAGCACCCTTGATTGTTAAATGATATAGTTTCTCCCATAGTTCCGAAACTAATGAATGTAACAATGCTTCCCTGGTTTATATTAAATGAAGAAGCGGTTTGCAAAGGCTGACATTGAGGGTGTAAATCAAAATAAAAAAACCAGCCGGATGCTTTACCCGTGCTGGTTTTTGCTTGGTGGGGCTAACTGGTTTCGAACCAGTGGCCTCTTGAATGTGAGTCAAGCGCTCTCCCGCTGAGCTATAGCCCCATTTGCTGACAAAAGAAAGTATACCACACTTCATGAGCATATGCAATATAAAAAGTAAAAAAAGCTTCAGCATTATTAAATGTGACACATTAAATTTTTGCCCATAATTAGTTATTAATCCTTATGACATAATAACGCTGAACTACAATCCCTTTACCTCACTTTCATTACCTTAGTAATAATATCCCACTGCACTCACCGCAGCAAAATCCGTTGCATTATCTGCAGTATATAGTAATATAAACTTAATTGCGGTAAAATATTAACCTCATGAAGGAGTGATTTTTCATGTCAGAATTTTCAGAAGTTTATTTTACTGATTTAAGAACCAATAGCAAGGAAAATTTACTCAAAAAATTGGCCAAGTTGTGTAACCGGGTGGGGTTAAAGGAAATTATTAAACCCAGTGAGCTGGTAGCATTAAAAGTTCACTTTGGGGAAAAGGGCAATTTAGCGTACATTCGACCTCAATTCATACGTCAAATTGTTGATAAGGTCAGGGAATATGGCGGTAAGCCGTTTCTTACTGATGCCAATACCCTTTATGTAGGCTCCCGGGCTAACGCAGTGGATCACCTGGAAACCGCCATCCAGAACGGGTTTGATTTTGCGGTAGTCAATGCACCGCTGATCATTGCCGATGGCCTCAACGGTAAGGATTATGTTAACGTGCCCATTGAGGGAAATCATTTTAAGGAAGTAAAAATAGGGAGCGCTGCATACCATGCGGGAGCTATTATATCTATAACCCATTTCAAGGGCCATGAAATAACCGGTTTTGGCGGTGCATTAAAAAACCTGGGCATGGGACTTGGCTGCCGGAGTGGTAAACAGATGATGCATTCTGACGTTCTGCCGGAGGTTACTGCTGAAAAATGTCTGGCTTGCGGTTTATGCGCCAAGTGGTGTCCGGCCGCTGCCATAAATATTGAGGAACACGCCGCCATTGACCACAATGTATGCTGGGGCTGCGGAGAGTGTACTATCACCTGTCCTGAGGGAGCAATCAAAATTAGCTGGAAGACTCAACCCAATATCTTACAAGAAAAGATTGTTGAGTACACTATGGGTGTCCTTAAAAATAAATTAAATCAAGCCGTACACATTTCCTTTATTATGAACGTTACCCCGGAATGTGATTGTTGTTCATATAATGACGCCCCTATAGTGCGGGATATAGGCATTGCCGCTTCCCGGGATCCCATAGCCCTGGATCAAGCATGCATCGATCTGGTTAACAGCGAGGTAGCGCTTAATGGTTCCCGGTTAGGTGATAATTTACATACAAATGATAAGTTTGCTGCGCTGCATAAAGGCGTTGACTGGTCAGTACAGTTGGCTTATGGAGAAAAAATGGGCTTGGGTTGCAGAAAGTACCGGTTAGTTAAAATTTAGTAAATTTAATTGAAAATATAGCACTTATAATAGAAGCATCATAGGCGTGAAAAATTATCCTTTACTGCCTGTAACTAAAAAACATGCTTACTTCCATACAAAAAACCGCCACAAATAGGGCGGTTTTTTGTATGGAAGACTTTTATAGCGTTTTCATCAACGTTTTTAATGCTTTATTGTAAACCCAATTTAACCTTCAGCTTCCATAGTAAGTTACGTAAGCTCTATTAATTTAATACGAAAATGTAAATGCATCCATGACAGTGCTCACCGAACGTGATTGCAAAAACTTATTGGGCACCCAAGATTCAAAAAAGTAGAGCGCACCGTTGGTGGGATCCCAACCGTTTAGCGCATCCTGGGCGGCCTTTTTACCGGACTCACTGGCCGGGTTATTGATCCATCCGTTTAGTACCGGCTCAAACTGGTACTTTCCAACTTGATCAACCTGATAAACAACGCCCCGGATAGAATTGGGGAAAAGTGAGCTATCCACACGGTTTAACACGGTGGCGCCGACGGCCACCTGGGTGGCGTAGGATTCAGAATCCGCCTCGGCAGTAATGATACGGGCCAACAGGTCGAAATCATCCCTGCTCAGGTTTGAACCACCCCTGCTTACGGTGTAGTTATTGCTTTGGGCAGTTGACCCCGATGACGATGCATTCTGAGATTTATATTGTGGTATGTACAATATTTGACCTGGATTTATTATGTCGCTCTTTAATTGATTGATTGCCCGGATGCCACTAACATCGGCGCCATATTTTTTTCCGATCAGATATAGGGTATCACCTTTCTGAACCGTATACCGGGTCGGTATATTCAACTTCTGGCCGGTATATATAACATCCGACCATAAGTTATTGTTATAACACAGAGCAAATTGGCTAACATTATACCACTGGCTTAGCTTATATATAGTATCGCCTTTATTAACCGTATGCACCTGTGCTAAACTAACCGCCGGAAACAGCAACAATAATACCGGTAACAATAAAAAACAAAGAAACTTTCTTTTACATGTCTTTATCTTTTCATCCATATGCCTGTAACCTTACCCCCTTGTCCAAGTTGTCGGGTTTAATTATATAAGCCAGGCGTTACTTGGCCAAGAGGTAAATTTTGGCATACCAATATTAGTTTAGTCTTTTAGCTCGTTCTCCGTACATTTTTTCATTGATATGCTCTACCAAAAACATGGTTGAAAAAACGTGATAAATCCTGATAACTACACTTTCTACGGACCCGTCCATTGTACTTAGAGGATCCTCTATCAAGGGACGAAAACCAAAACTTTTTTCCAATACTTTCATGAATGACTCAATGATTTCCGCACGGATTTCATCGTTGCCCACATCGGACCACGACATGTAGGAATTATCAATATTATTTTTGCTATACCGATTAACTTCATCCATAAACCAAACCTTGAATTGATCAAAAGTTGGTCTTTTTTTACTAAAGCTTTCCATTTTATGCCTCCCTCATTAGATTATGTTTTACCAATAAGTTTCGATCTACGAAAAAGCGCTCTAACGCAGTATGCACCTGTTTTACCTGTTATGTCCATTGGAGTGATATTAACCATTCTTTACCGTACTGATCTATCTGTTTGACTGAGCGCATAACATATGTATGCCTCCCCCACCTATAGTTTGCTTGAGGTGAGGGTATACGCTAAGTTTTGCCAGAAGTTAAATTATTAACAGCCTACTTTTCCAGGCCTCGATACAGCAGATAAGAATAAATTACCGGCACCACCACGGCCACGATTAGTCCACCGAACAATAAGACAGCCGCTGTTTGCCCTCCGATGATCGCACCCACGACCCCGATGAGGCCCGCAATCACCCATAAAGGGGCCGCCATACGGTGAGTCTTTCGCCAAACAGCCTCATTAGCAAGTGTCCAGGGTAATTTAATGCCGACAAAATAGTTATGATGTATTTTGCCCATTAAATTACCTATCACTATGATCAGCAATGACACTCCCAGGGGCACAAGGCGTTCCATAGAAATATTATACCCCAGTGCTGACAAAACCGTAATTAGATATAGACCGGTAAAAAAACAAATCATCATTATTTTAAGAATACGATACGTTCCGGCAAACTTGGCGTAATTATTGCGCCGGGGGTCAATACGCGGTGTAATCAGCATCAACAGGTAAATTCCAGCATTTAACAGCGGTATGCCATAAGCACCCCATAGGCGCGATGAATAACCATCCACCTCCCCCTTTATGTTCCAATGCGAAGGAACCTGATCGGGCAAATAGGGATAAACTAGTACACCGGCCACCAGAGATGCCAAAACCAGTAGTATGGCAGGCCAATCCTCGCGCATCTGCCGTCCTATCGTTAGGTTTAAGTTATCTCTTTTATTTGACAATATTATCACCCCTATCCTTGTTATCAATAATATCCGCAAACCAGGCCCACACATCCTGAAACACCGTTGTGTTAAGGGAATAGTATATATACTGGCCTTTTCTTTCATCCAGTACCAAATCCGCCTGTTTTAATACATTTAAGTGATGAGACATGCTGGGTTTCGTAATGTTAAAGTGTTCAGCGATTTCACCTGCAGTCAGGTCTTTTTGGCGCAGCATCTTGAGTATCTTTCGCCTGGTGGGGTCAGACAGCGCTTTAAACAAAGCGTCAAGCATAGCATCACCTGTCCATTGTTAGGTATTTAGACAAATATCTAAATACATTATAGCATTTTCATCAAGCACTGGCAATAGAAAGGTGCCGGGTGTTGAAAGTTGAAAGATTGTGTTACAATCTTTCAACTTTCAACACCCGGCACCACAGCTTAGTCAAGAAACTTGCGCATTAACGTGGGGCCGTCGGACACCATTATTCCGGTGGCAACAGCGGACAATTCGCTATAGGTTTTACTGGCCGCATTAGCAGTATTTGCAGTAATGCTGCCCGCCATTACATAGGGAACCGGCTCGGCGGTATGGGTGCGGATGCTTAGCGGGGTTGGGTGGTCCGGCAGCAACATTAACCGGTATTCGGAAAGGTCCGCCAAACCATCCAGCAGCAGACCCAGCACCTGACTGTCTATTTGTTCTATGGCCCGTACTTTGATTTCGGTATCTCCCTGGTGACCGGCCTCATCCGGAGCTTCAACGTGGAGATAGACAAAATCCGCCCCGTCACGCAATGCAGCCAGCGCGGCCTCGGCTTTGCCTCTAAAATTAGTATGGATATTGCCGGTAGCACCGGGTACTTTGACCACCTGCATACCAGCGCATATACCAATACCCATGATCAGGTCCACTGCGGAAATAACGGCACCCTCCAGGTGATATAAATCCTTAAACAGCGGCAGCTGCGGCCTCTTACCCTGTCCCCACAACCATACCGAATTGGCCGGGTGCAGTCCCCTGTTCACCCGGGCCCGATTCACCGGGTGTTCCTTCAGCACATCATAACTTTGTTTCATGATCTCCAACAGAGTGTCCGTACCTGCACCGCCGGGCAGGTAATCCTTTACGACACGACCCGAAATATCATGAGGGGGCGTTAAAACAGTTTTTTCCGGGCC from Desulfoscipio gibsoniae DSM 7213 encodes:
- the modB gene encoding molybdate ABC transporter permease subunit, translated to MFIQLTDWYPVILSVKVALISVLVVLITGLPLSRLLSRLEFPGKDVVEAAITLPMVLPPSVIGYGLLMIIGKNGLLGHTLANLGLSIIFTWWAAVLASTVVSFPLMYQSTKAAFLSVNVNYEKAARTLGASEVKIFFTVTLPLAWPGILAGLVLSFARAMGEFGATLMVAGNIPGQTQTIPLAIYFAVESGNTDAARILVAIITIFSFLVIYWVNRWAKRKKY
- the modA gene encoding molybdate ABC transporter substrate-binding protein, with product MRRLLLLLSFIVLIVFTGVGCGVDKGQPNAGAEPVNLTISAAASLQDAARELKEIYTRENPNVTITYNFASSGTLQKQIEEGAPADLFISAGKSQMDALAEKGLIIEDSRKDLLGNDLVLITGNDSSLAGFDELTGDKVAKISIGAPESVPAGKYSQEALDNMGLWDAIQSKLVLAKDVRQVLTYVETGNVDAGLVYHSDALMGKNIKVVTVAPEDSHKPIVYPMAIIKETKHQAETESFANFLSGQEASKVFIKYGFKRLDD
- a CDS encoding helix-turn-helix transcriptional regulator, which translates into the protein MKAEEISLTPQEVADILKITKNTVYELIKRGELPAYRVGRKIRVDLQDVEAYKRHGKNIEITPDPGIASCRTLPLNPRGYRPEETVSYQQGLVICGQDVILDILTRHLERHPNGVHAFRHYVGSFTGLLALYQGKAHMAAIHLWDGDTGIYNIPFVRRLLPGIPAIIVHLAYRMQGFYLAKDNPKNIKEWKDLTRPDVCFINREKGCGTRVLLDEQLRRLGLDRRLITGYEKEELSHLGVASTVARGEADVGLGNEKAGLQVRGLEFLPLHKERYELVIKKEDMEKPHTHAVIEILQSEAFKKEVQGLGDYDLTETGRIVAEV
- a CDS encoding DUF362 domain-containing protein, with translation MSEFSEVYFTDLRTNSKENLLKKLAKLCNRVGLKEIIKPSELVALKVHFGEKGNLAYIRPQFIRQIVDKVREYGGKPFLTDANTLYVGSRANAVDHLETAIQNGFDFAVVNAPLIIADGLNGKDYVNVPIEGNHFKEVKIGSAAYHAGAIISITHFKGHEITGFGGALKNLGMGLGCRSGKQMMHSDVLPEVTAEKCLACGLCAKWCPAAAINIEEHAAIDHNVCWGCGECTITCPEGAIKISWKTQPNILQEKIVEYTMGVLKNKLNQAVHISFIMNVTPECDCCSYNDAPIVRDIGIAASRDPIALDQACIDLVNSEVALNGSRLGDNLHTNDKFAALHKGVDWSVQLAYGEKMGLGCRKYRLVKI
- a CDS encoding cell wall hydrolase, yielding MDEKIKTCKRKFLCFLLLPVLLLLFPAVSLAQVHTVNKGDTIYKLSQWYNVSQFALCYNNNLWSDVIYTGQKLNIPTRYTVQKGDTLYLIGKKYGADVSGIRAINQLKSDIINPGQILYIPQYKSQNASSSGSTAQSNNYTVSRGGSNLSRDDFDLLARIITAEADSESYATQVAVGATVLNRVDSSLFPNSIRGVVYQVDQVGKYQFEPVLNGWINNPASESGKKAAQDALNGWDPTNGALYFFESWVPNKFLQSRSVSTVMDAFTFSY
- a CDS encoding SdpI family protein gives rise to the protein MSNKRDNLNLTIGRQMREDWPAILLVLASLVAGVLVYPYLPDQVPSHWNIKGEVDGYSSRLWGAYGIPLLNAGIYLLMLITPRIDPRRNNYAKFAGTYRILKIMMICFFTGLYLITVLSALGYNISMERLVPLGVSLLIIVIGNLMGKIHHNYFVGIKLPWTLANEAVWRKTHRMAAPLWVIAGLIGVVGAIIGGQTAAVLLFGGLIVAVVVPVIYSYLLYRGLEK
- a CDS encoding autorepressor SdpR family transcription factor; amino-acid sequence: MLDALFKALSDPTRRKILKMLRQKDLTAGEIAEHFNITKPSMSHHLNVLKQADLVLDERKGQYIYYSLNTTVFQDVWAWFADIIDNKDRGDNIVK
- a CDS encoding cofactor-independent phosphoglycerate mutase, which gives rise to MKYIVVLGDGMADYPRPELDNQTPLQYASTPHMDDLASRGEIGLVKTVPDGFAPGSDVANLSVMGYAPEKYYTGRSPLEAVSMGVDLADEDVAFRCNLVTLSDEPDYTLKQMVDYSAGEITSEEARELIETVQLMMGAGDKSFYPGISYRHLMVWQQGPEKTVLTPPHDISGRVVKDYLPGGAGTDTLLEIMKQSYDVLKEHPVNRARVNRGLHPANSVWLWGQGKRPQLPLFKDLYHLEGAVISAVDLIMGIGICAGMQVVKVPGATGNIHTNFRGKAEAALAALRDGADFVYLHVEAPDEAGHQGDTEIKVRAIEQIDSQVLGLLLDGLADLSEYRLMLLPDHPTPLSIRTHTAEPVPYVMAGSITANTANAASKTYSELSAVATGIMVSDGPTLMRKFLD